The proteins below are encoded in one region of Juglans microcarpa x Juglans regia isolate MS1-56 chromosome 4D, Jm3101_v1.0, whole genome shotgun sequence:
- the LOC121261450 gene encoding LOW QUALITY PROTEIN: uncharacterized protein LOC121261450 (The sequence of the model RefSeq protein was modified relative to this genomic sequence to represent the inferred CDS: inserted 1 base in 1 codon) — MAAFSSCCVKPPPPTIRPNRLPCPRCSSRTPDNKKAAASGTGTPQILKVVVSGATELLRLFSSSSSTYNKNRVSDEKREEILVSGVDDVVKILQSDYENSYFVTGAFTSAIYAEDCIFEDPTIRFEGTELYSRNLKLLVPFFDHPSIGLQKIEKGMNSKTDFVLATWKLRTYLKLPWKPXICIDGSTVYELNGDFNIVRHAESWNVSALEAIGQIFTPSFGRSSA, encoded by the exons ATGGCAGCATTTTCTTCTTGCTGTGTAAAACCTCCTCCTCCGACCATACGCCCAAAT AGACTCCCCTGCCCACGGTGCTCCTCCAGAACACCGGATAACAAGAAAGCTGCCGCATCCGGAACCGGAACTCCTCAGATTTTGAAAGTCGTGGTGAGCGGCGCCACAGAGCTTTTGAgactcttctcttcctcctcctccacctacAACAAAAATAG AGTGAGTGATGAAAAGAGGGAGGAGATTTTAGTATCTGGTgttgatgatgtggtgaagatcCTCCAATCTGATTATGAGAATTCCTACTTCGTAACAG GGGCTTTTACTTCTGCAATATATGCTGAAGATTGTATCTTTGAAGATCCAACGATTAGATTTGAAG GTACGGAGTTATATTCACGAAACTTAAAATTGCTTGTTCCTTTCTTTGACCATCCATCAATTGGATTGCAAAAGATCGAGAAG GGTATGAATTCCAAAACTGATTTTGTGCTGGCAACGTGGAAGCTAAG GACTTACCTGAAACTTCCATGGAAGC TGATTTGCATTGATGGAAGTACAGTCTATGAGTTAAATGGCGACTTCAAT ATTGTTAGGCATGCTGAGAGTTGGAATGTTTCTGCACTCGAAGCAATTGGCCAGATATTCACCCCTAGTTTTGGAAGGTCCAGTGCTTGA